The Caproicibacterium amylolyticum genome includes the window TCAGTGTTTTATACCAGCGTTTGTTTTTTGCCTGCAGAGCCGCGATGACACCGCTCATGCTGAACAGCGGCAGCCACGCGCCCAGCGAAGCCCACTGACTATTGCTGTCTGGTGTGAAGTTCGCGCGTGCGGGCAGGTCCGGCGGAAAGAAGAAGCAGCTTAGGATATGCAGATAGCGCTGATTGCTGTCGTACAGCAGCGCATTCCAGCCATTGCTTGGATTGTTGATGCGGTTGTTCTGCGTGATTGCACACAAAGTCGGCAGCAGCAGCACACAGGAGCAGGCAACCCCCAGCACAGCCTCCACCCAGAGCAGGCCGAAGTCCTTCTTACTGATTTTGGTGTAGGCCGGGTCGTTTGAAAAGAAGCGCACCAGCCAATAGATAATCATGAAAACAACCTGTCCCACAAAGAAGTAGTAGTTGACAAAGCAGCACAGGAACGTGCACAGCGCAAACACGCCGCGGCGTCGGTGGTACATGTACTCATCCATTGCCCACAGGAACAGCGGGAAAAAGACGATCGCTTCGTGGAAATGATTGAAAAACACGTTGTAAACAGAAAAACCCGAGAATGCGTAAAGCATGCCGCCCAGTACAGCAAGATTGCCGCTGCGGCAGTAGCGCTGCAGATAGATACAGCCGGTCATGCAGGCACAGCCAAATTTCAGGATATACAGCGGTCCCATCAGGTACGGCACCGCCGCGCTTGGGAACGGCAGCGTCAGCCAAAAAAACGGACTGCCCAGCAGGTAAAAGGAGTAGGAACCGACAAAGTTTGCCCCCAAGTCGGTGGTCCAGCTCCAGCGCCAACTTCCACTGCGAATCGCGTCGTGGCACATCTGGTAAAACGGCACCTGCTGTACATTGAAGTCCCCGTAAAACAGGAAGTATCCCCTGTCGTAAATCATAAACGGGATGAAAATCACCGCCGCGGTGGCCATCCCCAGCAGCAGAGCACGCAGGACGTACCTGCGCTTGTCTGGAATTCCTAAACGTTCCAAGTCATCGCCTCCTAAAATGCCTTTGCAGCACAATCGTGTCATTATTATAGCACATCTGCCGAGCCCAACAACGGAATTTTGGAAAACATTGAAAAGTTTTTGCTGATGCAGTAAAATAAATGCAGAGAATACGGCACATACTACCAGCAGCGGAAGCGGCAGATTCCGTGCGCCGGGATTTTGAAAAGAGGAAACCGCAATGTACCATTTTTTTGCAAAACTTTCCCGCATGAAGTATATCCGGCGCTGGGGGCTAATGCGCAATGTCCTCAGCGAGAATTTGTGCGAGCACAGCTGGGAAACTGCTGTGCTCGCGCATGCGCTGGCAACTCTGCGCAATACGCGTTTCGGCGGGCACGTTGACCCAAATCGTGCGGCTGTGCTGGCGTTGTACCACGACGCGCCGGAAATTCTGACCGGCGATATGCCGACACCCGTTAAGTATGCCAGCCCGCGCATCCGCAGTGCTTACAGTCAGGTGGAGCAGGAAGCGCAGAACGAGCTGCTCGGGCTTTTGCCCAAGGACCTTGCTGGGGAGTACTCGCCGTTTATCCGGCAGGATGACCCTGCTGACAAGGAGCTTTTAGCACTGGTCAAGGCCGCCGACAAACTGAGCGCCTTAATCAAGTGCGTTGAGGAACGCGGCATGGGCAACGAGGAATTTACGCGTGCCGAGGACAGCACGCTGGCTTCTTTGGAAGAAATGCGCC containing:
- the yfbR gene encoding 5'-deoxynucleotidase: MYHFFAKLSRMKYIRRWGLMRNVLSENLCEHSWETAVLAHALATLRNTRFGGHVDPNRAAVLALYHDAPEILTGDMPTPVKYASPRIRSAYSQVEQEAQNELLGLLPKDLAGEYSPFIRQDDPADKELLALVKAADKLSALIKCVEERGMGNEEFTRAEDSTLASLEEMRLPEVEYFLREFLPSYRLTLDEQQ